In a genomic window of Pelotomaculum thermopropionicum SI:
- a CDS encoding hypothetical membrane protein, whose translation MFGLMNLVFTAFVKFYAWLATKGWPFGAGVLTGAILTEFFYVSYPVALVISGIVTLVCLWVRYEKRHPEKAKALKERYFPRKEG comes from the coding sequence ATGTTTGGATTAATGAACCTGGTATTTACGGCGTTTGTTAAATTCTATGCGTGGCTTGCCACCAAGGGGTGGCCGTTCGGCGCAGGAGTGCTAACCGGCGCGATACTGACCGAATTTTTTTATGTTTCATACCCCGTAGCTTTGGTTATAAGCGGCATCGTCACGCTGGTTTGCCTCTGGGTGCGGTATGAAAAGCGGCACCCGGAAAAGGCAAAGGCCCTGAAAGAGCGGTATTTCCCCAGGAAAGAGGGGTAA
- a CDS encoding hypothetical membrane protein: MDPGRPYVDLKGGGVMTGITHAAAGAAIGAAAGALGGAAAAGAAAGGLAALLPDLDHPGSYAGQRLRLLACWLEERFGHRESPTHTLFFAALAGLILGITAAIVLKAPLLALSGVLGGVSHIVLDGMTRSGVKPYRVYLPKLPGKLEKWRQAEKWNSFAARAAAHAWAGRQWRGDIHTGQDGREAAICAASLVLLLILFMQSYSN, from the coding sequence ATGGACCCCGGACGGCCCTATGTGGACCTGAAAGGAGGCGGTGTCATGACCGGCATAACGCACGCTGCCGCAGGCGCGGCCATAGGAGCAGCAGCCGGCGCGCTGGGCGGGGCTGCTGCAGCCGGCGCGGCGGCAGGCGGCCTGGCGGCTTTACTCCCCGACCTGGACCACCCCGGCAGCTACGCCGGGCAGCGGTTGAGGCTGCTGGCCTGCTGGCTGGAGGAAAGGTTCGGGCACCGGGAAAGCCCGACGCACACTTTGTTTTTTGCGGCTTTGGCCGGGCTAATCCTGGGAATCACGGCGGCCATAGTCCTGAAAGCCCCACTGCTGGCGCTCTCTGGCGTCCTGGGCGGAGTGTCTCACATAGTCCTGGACGGCATGACCCGGAGCGGGGTGAAGCCCTACCGGGTTTATTTGCCCAAACTACCCGGAAAACTGGAAAAGTGGCGGCAGGCTGAAAAATGGAACAGTTTTGCGGCACGGGCGGCGGCACATGCCTGGGCGGGCAGGCAGTGGAGGGGCGACATCCATACCGGCCAGGACGGGCGGGAGGCGGCGATATGCGCTGCCAGCCTGGTTCTGCTGCTGATCTTATTTATGCAGAGTTATTCGAATTGA
- a CDS encoding hypothetical membrane protein, translating to MKTAERNFRCGVYTSDLAAPALANRVAAGSSALVVGSFGAEYYQFALETRGIKVMVIPEVPGDVDMILALAVLKSRREGFISVPCAVFTFKWRVIPNNIKRILLECADVIAVLLPVWGKGDIPAGIANAEELLALSEKWFSVHYDPDIEPPASGWAAGLSFTPAQVWTPDGPMWT from the coding sequence ATGAAAACCGCGGAACGAAATTTCAGATGCGGCGTTTACACCAGCGATTTAGCTGCCCCAGCCCTGGCAAACCGCGTCGCGGCGGGCAGCAGCGCCCTTGTTGTCGGCAGTTTTGGAGCGGAATATTATCAATTCGCTTTAGAAACCAGGGGAATAAAAGTAATGGTCATACCCGAAGTCCCTGGGGACGTCGATATGATATTAGCCCTTGCGGTTTTAAAGAGCCGCAGAGAGGGGTTTATATCTGTCCCCTGCGCTGTGTTTACCTTTAAATGGAGAGTTATTCCTAACAATATCAAAAGAATACTGCTGGAATGTGCCGATGTTATTGCCGTCCTGCTGCCTGTGTGGGGCAAGGGCGACATCCCGGCGGGGATAGCGAACGCGGAAGAATTGTTGGCATTAAGTGAAAAATGGTTTTCTGTGCACTACGACCCAGACATTGAACCTCCCGCGTCCGGCTGGGCTGCCGGGCTGTCCTTCACTCCGGCGCAGGTATGGACCCCGGACGGCCCTATGTGGACCTGA
- a CDS encoding hypothetical membrane protein → MRFNKVKPGSLFACVLGARIVFYKVSQPETWEEGPCPACGDAAPWNARSVSSGRLAHVCKNEEVVLLESKQDRAIHETVYLQGDDARRFFKEGYCESCLRPAGEWARPDRFGGCEVHGDYDRGGNLCGFLCSQCAGAGS, encoded by the coding sequence ATGAGATTCAATAAAGTCAAACCTGGATCGTTGTTTGCGTGCGTCCTGGGGGCCAGGATAGTTTTTTATAAGGTTTCGCAGCCTGAAACCTGGGAAGAAGGACCGTGCCCCGCGTGCGGCGATGCCGCTCCCTGGAATGCGAGGAGCGTCAGTTCCGGCCGCCTCGCGCATGTTTGCAAAAACGAAGAGGTTGTACTCCTGGAAAGCAAGCAGGACAGGGCAATACATGAAACCGTGTACCTGCAGGGCGATGACGCGCGGCGGTTTTTCAAAGAAGGCTACTGCGAAAGCTGCCTGCGCCCTGCGGGCGAGTGGGCCAGGCCGGACCGCTTCGGAGGGTGCGAGGTCCACGGCGATTACGACCGGGGCGGCAACCTGTGCGGCTTCTTGTGCTCCCAGTGCGCCGGAGCAGGAAGTTGA
- a CDS encoding retron-type reverse transcriptase yields MKILKIPKKNGKYRTIYAPDAEEKRALRGIVGILNQKCQHVCDPAAVHGFMPLKSPVTNALAHVGRKYTVSFDLEDFFDTVTPEKASKCLTKEQKELVFVDGAARQGLPTSPAVANLAATDMDRAILKWIEKSGKSVVYTRYADDLAFSFDDPELIPVIQKKVPEIIRRSGFRVNTDKTTVQAAVAGRRIICGVAVDDEGVHPTREVKRRLRAAKHQGNELEAAGLEEWCKLKVPSGKRQKARETTEGLDELRKHWKLRKIDMAKAVSRKVIPEKDLGDNCYITNDPAYFMGMSTFTTGWKSCMRMDGGEYRKGVMAWLALPGTSVAVFLSDRTMNIAGVERRRMRARCLVHKLENGQLVYDRLYGNPDDTPVLVKKLEEAGIRPIREFAGKGIYVEGDVPASMAMPYCDNLWEEKINIKSGKRVVRFYV; encoded by the coding sequence ATGAAAATATTAAAAATACCTAAAAAAAATGGCAAGTACCGCACGATTTACGCGCCGGACGCGGAAGAAAAGCGCGCCCTGCGCGGGATCGTCGGTATCTTAAACCAGAAATGCCAGCATGTTTGCGATCCGGCGGCCGTCCACGGCTTCATGCCGCTGAAGTCGCCGGTGACAAACGCCCTGGCGCACGTCGGGCGCAAGTACACTGTTTCCTTCGACCTGGAGGACTTCTTCGACACCGTGACGCCCGAAAAGGCATCGAAGTGCCTCACGAAAGAGCAGAAGGAGCTTGTGTTTGTTGACGGCGCGGCCAGGCAGGGCCTTCCAACGTCCCCGGCTGTCGCCAACCTGGCGGCAACCGACATGGACAGGGCGATCCTGAAGTGGATCGAAAAGTCCGGCAAAAGCGTCGTCTACACCCGGTACGCCGATGACCTGGCGTTCTCTTTTGATGACCCGGAACTTATTCCGGTAATTCAAAAGAAAGTGCCGGAGATCATTCGGCGATCCGGGTTCAGGGTGAACACTGACAAGACCACGGTACAAGCTGCAGTAGCCGGGAGGCGGATCATTTGCGGCGTCGCCGTGGACGACGAAGGGGTTCACCCAACGCGGGAAGTGAAGCGCCGCCTGCGGGCCGCGAAGCACCAGGGCAACGAACTGGAAGCCGCCGGCCTGGAAGAGTGGTGCAAATTAAAGGTTCCCAGCGGGAAGCGGCAGAAGGCGCGGGAGACCACCGAGGGCTTAGACGAGCTCCGCAAGCACTGGAAGCTGCGGAAAATCGACATGGCTAAAGCCGTGTCGAGAAAGGTCATTCCGGAAAAAGACCTGGGCGATAATTGCTATATAACCAACGACCCTGCCTACTTCATGGGGATGTCCACCTTTACTACCGGCTGGAAGTCCTGCATGAGGATGGACGGGGGTGAGTACCGCAAGGGCGTCATGGCCTGGCTGGCCCTGCCCGGAACGTCCGTCGCGGTGTTTTTATCTGACCGGACGATGAATATCGCCGGCGTGGAGCGGCGGAGGATGCGGGCCAGGTGCCTCGTACACAAGCTGGAAAACGGCCAGCTTGTGTACGATAGGCTTTACGGCAACCCGGACGACACCCCGGTGCTTGTCAAGAAGCTTGAAGAGGCTGGTATCAGGCCGATCCGGGAATTCGCCGGAAAAGGCATCTACGTCGAGGGCGACGTACCCGCTTCGATGGCGATGCCTTACTGCGACAATTTATGGGAGGAAAAAATAAACATAAAATCGGGCAAAAGAGTTGTCCGGTTTTATGTTTAA
- a CDS encoding retron-type reverse transcriptase, giving the protein MKKWYSLIDKVYRLDNLEKAYQAVRANRGAPGIDGETVEAFGQNLGQRLIQLHHELKTGTYEPQPVKRVEIPKPDGSTRPLGIPTVRDRVVQQALLNILQPIFEPGFHPSSYGYRPGRSCHQAVAKAERFMNKYGLEYVVDMDLSKCFDRLDHELILEEVNRKISDGSVLKLIKKFLTAGVMKDGQWDEIDTGSPQGGVISPLLANIYLDRFDQAMKSRGIRIVRYADDILVFARTRKEAGNYRQVATQILEGELKLEVNKEKTHLTSVHEGVAYLGFIIHKKHVSIHPKKIKKFKDRIRELTPRNHGMSLKEMIKRLNPVLRGWANYFRVANCKKLFAQLMEWIRRRLRMKQMKEWKSWRPLHKALRRRGYKGEFQKISMRRWRNSASPLINMALPNKWFDEVGLVNLASYNVGILHHFYEK; this is encoded by the coding sequence ATGAAGAAATGGTACAGCCTCATAGACAAAGTATACCGGCTTGACAACCTTGAAAAAGCCTATCAGGCCGTCAGGGCCAACAGAGGAGCTCCCGGAATAGACGGAGAGACCGTGGAAGCCTTCGGCCAGAACCTGGGACAGAGGCTCATCCAGCTTCATCACGAGCTGAAAACCGGCACATACGAACCCCAACCGGTAAAAAGAGTGGAGATTCCAAAACCAGACGGCAGCACGCGGCCACTGGGCATACCCACCGTAAGAGACCGGGTGGTACAGCAGGCACTCCTTAATATTTTACAACCCATCTTCGAACCCGGATTTCACCCATCCAGTTACGGATACCGGCCGGGGCGCTCCTGTCACCAGGCAGTAGCCAAAGCAGAGAGATTCATGAATAAGTACGGATTAGAATACGTAGTTGACATGGACCTATCAAAATGCTTTGACCGGCTGGATCACGAACTAATACTGGAAGAAGTAAACCGGAAGATAAGCGACGGCAGCGTGTTGAAGCTGATAAAGAAATTTCTGACCGCAGGAGTCATGAAAGACGGGCAGTGGGATGAGATAGATACAGGTAGCCCCCAGGGAGGCGTCATTTCACCCCTGCTGGCAAACATATATCTTGACCGCTTTGACCAGGCCATGAAAAGCAGGGGGATACGCATCGTCCGCTATGCCGACGATATCCTGGTGTTTGCGCGCACACGCAAAGAAGCCGGGAACTACCGGCAGGTAGCAACCCAGATTCTCGAAGGCGAATTAAAGCTAGAGGTTAATAAAGAAAAGACACACCTCACCAGCGTACATGAGGGAGTAGCCTACCTTGGGTTTATAATTCACAAGAAACACGTCTCCATTCATCCCAAGAAAATAAAGAAATTCAAGGACAGAATAAGAGAGCTTACTCCCAGAAATCATGGAATGAGCCTGAAAGAAATGATAAAGCGGCTGAACCCGGTCTTAAGAGGATGGGCGAATTACTTCAGGGTAGCCAACTGTAAAAAGCTGTTCGCTCAATTAATGGAGTGGATACGGCGGAGGCTGCGAATGAAGCAGATGAAGGAGTGGAAGAGCTGGAGGCCATTGCACAAGGCACTGCGGAGGCGGGGTTACAAAGGGGAGTTTCAGAAAATCTCCATGAGGAGATGGCGCAACTCTGCCAGCCCGCTAATAAATATGGCATTGCCGAACAAATGGTTTGATGAGGTTGGCTTGGTCAATCTCGCTTCGTATAATGTCGGCATTTTGCATCACTTCTATGAGAAGTGA
- a CDS encoding hypothetical protein (containing partial SpoVK (COG0464), ATPase of the AAA+ class), with protein MQRQQQSDGIDLVFELMEKAAEHWPVTLALAAALAVYIIMPASFGFFRTFIALLIALLGFVYNAIMQHQRQQKKIEAHWRQRQDALQEVWAEIDGLTGLAPVKEFLREVEAVVRANVIRRQKGLPPLKQSLHMMFTGNPGTGKTTVARLVGKLLAAMGALPSGHLVETDRSGLVGQYVGQTAPKTWEMVGKAMGGVLFVDEAYALAGGKGSQYDFGSEALAVLIKAMEDYRDRFVVILAGYTNEMRKLFELNPGLESRVAFTCEFPDYSPEELVEIAMMEVRKQGFSAAPGVEEELYWRFRSLGRGIGAAGNGRYARKLVEQAVRKAVVAGRVDVLEPGNFA; from the coding sequence ATGCAGCGACAGCAACAGAGTGACGGGATAGACCTTGTTTTCGAACTCATGGAAAAGGCCGCCGAGCACTGGCCGGTGACTCTCGCGCTTGCGGCTGCGCTGGCTGTCTATATCATCATGCCTGCTTCCTTCGGGTTTTTCAGGACGTTTATTGCTCTGTTAATAGCGTTGTTAGGCTTTGTGTATAACGCCATCATGCAGCACCAAAGGCAGCAGAAAAAAATCGAGGCGCACTGGCGGCAGCGGCAGGACGCACTGCAGGAAGTCTGGGCTGAAATCGACGGTTTGACCGGCCTGGCCCCGGTAAAGGAGTTTCTGCGGGAGGTGGAGGCAGTGGTCCGGGCTAACGTCATCCGCAGGCAAAAGGGACTGCCGCCTTTGAAACAGTCCCTGCACATGATGTTCACCGGCAACCCCGGCACGGGCAAAACCACCGTAGCCCGGCTGGTGGGAAAACTGCTGGCCGCGATGGGGGCATTGCCGTCCGGCCATTTGGTGGAGACCGACCGCTCCGGCCTGGTGGGCCAGTATGTGGGGCAAACCGCCCCGAAAACCTGGGAAATGGTCGGAAAAGCGATGGGCGGGGTGCTGTTCGTGGACGAGGCATACGCCCTGGCCGGGGGAAAGGGGTCGCAGTATGACTTCGGAAGCGAGGCTCTGGCAGTTCTGATCAAGGCTATGGAAGACTACCGGGACCGTTTTGTGGTTATCCTGGCCGGGTACACGAACGAGATGCGGAAGCTGTTTGAGCTGAACCCAGGGCTGGAAAGCCGCGTAGCCTTCACCTGCGAATTCCCTGATTACTCCCCTGAAGAACTGGTAGAAATAGCGATGATGGAAGTCCGGAAGCAGGGTTTTTCCGCGGCCCCCGGCGTGGAGGAAGAGCTGTACTGGAGGTTCCGCTCTTTAGGCAGGGGGATCGGGGCCGCCGGCAACGGGCGCTACGCCCGGAAGCTGGTGGAGCAGGCCGTCAGGAAAGCAGTCGTGGCGGGCAGGGTTGACGTCTTGGAACCGGGCAATTTTGCCTGA
- a CDS encoding hypothetical membrane protein: protein MTLLNLINAWGGIPAARPSHLPNWRELRRAGPPDNFLRHLLQQVAVLFQDMVGHAVFHPIRPIEPPAGIYVIPLGVLQNKPVHVAPQPLIVGFHLSFKHGNHAVADLFGDAFDAVLFAYFSLSDVNPAHLTAVPGARERVSPHRQPAVVIQVQRQNDGVLTHVFFPLSGSHLLGPVRRTRYFFGQVKPEVIRVAVIVPVAEVVPAVPAHHRPQVVPVTGAFGIFVDVNFQHNIFVFYFAYFIHKIQGRPPAARPNHLLVFGD, encoded by the coding sequence TTGACTTTATTGAATCTCATAAACGCATGGGGTGGGATCCCGGCAGCCCGCCCCTCTCACCTCCCTAATTGGCGTGAGTTAAGGCGGGCCGGGCCGCCTGATAATTTTTTACGCCACCTTCTCCAGCAGGTAGCGGTACTCTTCCAGGATATGGTCGGCCATGCCGTTTTCCATCCAATCCGTCCCATAGAACCCCCAGCAGGAATCTATGTGATTCCCCTGGGTGTCCTCCAGAACAAACCCGTACACGTCGCCCCCCAACCACTGATTGTAGGTTTCCACCTCAGCTTCAAGCACGGCAATCACGCGGTCGCGGACCTTTTTGGTGACGCGTTTGACGCCGTACTCTTCGCGTACTTTAGCCTTAGTGACGTAAATCCAGCCCACCTGACCGCTGTCCCAGGGGCACGAGAAAGGGTAAGTCCTCATCGTCAGCCCGCTGTGGTCATACAGGTACAGCGGCAGAATGATGGCGTTCTTACGCACGTATTCTTCCCGCTGTCTGGGAGTCATCTGCTCGGTCCGGTACGTCGAACCCGATATTTCTTCGGCCAGGTAAAACCAGAAGTCATCCGGGTCGCGGTAATCGTGCCTGTCGCCGAGGTTGTACCTGCGGTGCCAGCACACCATCGTCCCCAGGTTGTCCCAGTTACGGGGGCTTTCGGAATCTTCGTCGACGTAAATTTTCAGCACAACATCTTTGTCTTTTACTTCGCTTACTTTATACATAAAATTCAGGGCAGGCCCCCGGCGGCCCGCCCCAATCACCTCCTTGTTTTTGGTGATTAA
- a CDS encoding hypothetical membrane protein yields MFAKVMTMCFAAAVIRYILYLAVNCRAKAQA; encoded by the coding sequence ATGTTTGCAAAAGTAATGACTATGTGCTTTGCGGCTGCCGTTATCAGGTATATTCTTTACCTGGCGGTCAACTGCAGGGCCAAAGCGCAAGCCTAG
- a CDS encoding hypothetical RNA-binding protein (containing RpsA (COG0539), ribosomal protein S1), producing MLFKPEGFTQPVDRLEELFFAKERGYPVEGTVSRVTWVDERPVWELDLDGATGLVPASETGLDDVSLMPRYVGQKVNVIVKGIDRQAGIVACSRREAVANALEKFFDEVKEGMVIPAAIKAVLPRDEVSGLPERLVVDVGGGVLAEVPRRDATLSRVARLSELYPPGKPVAVKVIQADRQTGKIRVSLVPEADPWEGFDAKRGDFLAGKVVRQSGKIVFLEVRPGVTGIAQAPLRGVLRKGDTVPVMVTVFDRAAKKLHLKIRGGKLAR from the coding sequence ATGCTGTTTAAGCCTGAAGGTTTTACCCAGCCGGTTGACCGGCTGGAAGAGCTTTTTTTCGCAAAAGAGCGCGGCTACCCCGTGGAGGGCACCGTCTCCCGCGTAACCTGGGTGGATGAACGCCCCGTGTGGGAGCTGGACCTCGACGGCGCGACCGGTCTGGTGCCTGCCAGCGAGACCGGGCTGGACGACGTGTCCCTGATGCCGCGCTATGTCGGGCAGAAGGTGAACGTCATCGTGAAGGGCATCGACCGCCAGGCCGGGATAGTGGCCTGCTCCCGGCGTGAAGCCGTGGCGAACGCCCTGGAAAAGTTTTTTGACGAGGTGAAGGAGGGCATGGTCATCCCCGCTGCAATCAAGGCCGTCCTGCCCCGCGACGAGGTGAGCGGCCTGCCGGAGCGCCTGGTGGTGGACGTGGGCGGCGGGGTGCTGGCAGAAGTGCCCCGGAGGGACGCCACGCTGTCCAGAGTGGCTCGCCTGAGTGAGCTTTACCCACCGGGGAAGCCCGTGGCGGTGAAGGTAATCCAGGCCGACCGGCAGACCGGGAAAATCCGCGTGAGTCTGGTGCCGGAGGCCGACCCGTGGGAGGGCTTCGACGCGAAACGAGGGGATTTTTTGGCCGGTAAGGTTGTGAGGCAGTCCGGCAAAATCGTTTTCCTGGAGGTGCGGCCCGGCGTGACCGGCATAGCGCAGGCCCCTTTACGCGGCGTCCTGCGGAAAGGCGACACCGTGCCGGTAATGGTTACGGTATTCGACCGGGCGGCGAAGAAGCTGCACCTGAAGATCAGGGGCGGGAAGCTGGCGAGGTAG
- a CDS encoding hypothetical membrane protein: MKKIFTMTAAALSAYIKSVLRNFGYAPQVATGRFIYAPGNLPVMLVAHLDTVHPSPPVNIFHDREEGVMWSPEGLGADDRAGVLAALHVLGYGFRPHVLFCDLEESGGLGAREAVERLSRPDVAFILELDRQGADDYVLYGWRSPELEALLERHGFRRTSGSFSDIAVLCPSWRIPGANLSVGYYCQHTRGEYLRLPELYRTAARVCKMLQELPADPARFSYAKDRRIVDYWDYDYEYYDDMTFNTAVGLVKGASPKKIQNFERSVLKNVQR, encoded by the coding sequence ATGAAAAAAATATTCACCATGACGGCGGCCGCCCTGTCCGCCTACATTAAGAGCGTTTTGAGAAACTTCGGTTACGCCCCGCAGGTCGCCACCGGGCGCTTTATATACGCCCCCGGTAACTTACCGGTCATGCTAGTGGCCCACCTGGACACCGTTCACCCCTCTCCCCCGGTGAATATTTTTCACGACCGGGAGGAAGGAGTGATGTGGTCGCCGGAAGGGTTGGGCGCGGACGACCGGGCCGGCGTGCTGGCGGCCCTGCACGTGTTGGGCTACGGGTTCCGGCCTCACGTCCTGTTCTGCGACCTGGAGGAAAGCGGCGGTCTGGGAGCGCGGGAAGCCGTGGAACGGCTATCCCGGCCCGACGTCGCTTTCATCCTGGAGCTGGACAGGCAGGGCGCGGACGACTATGTGCTGTACGGCTGGCGGTCGCCGGAGCTGGAGGCGCTGTTGGAGCGCCACGGCTTCCGGCGGACTTCCGGCAGTTTCAGCGACATTGCCGTTTTGTGCCCCTCCTGGAGGATACCCGGCGCCAACCTTAGCGTCGGTTACTACTGCCAGCATACTAGGGGCGAGTATCTGCGCCTGCCGGAGCTTTACCGGACGGCGGCCAGGGTTTGTAAGATGTTGCAGGAGTTGCCTGCCGATCCGGCCCGTTTCTCTTACGCAAAAGATCGCCGGATTGTGGATTACTGGGATTACGATTACGAGTATTACGACGACATGACTTTTAATACTGCCGTCGGGCTGGTCAAAGGTGCGTCGCCAAAAAAAATACAAAATTTTGAAAGGAGTGTTTTAAAAAATGTTCAGCGATAA
- a CDS encoding hypothetical membrane protein, whose protein sequence is MVLRKKEVWAKMTGRTHVAAGAAVGALAGAAFGSAEAGFLAGLIAALLPDIDTPGSTIGRRVPIIPSIISMTAGHRTITHTVYFCLLAALGFGFLGSWLVAKTGLAAFLGFKLALPALAGALSHLALDACTRSGVEPLPPLGFRVSGPLATGSLLDVFLFFLLAALAGCALYLWRGW, encoded by the coding sequence ATGGTACTACGGAAAAAGGAGGTGTGGGCGAAGATGACCGGAAGGACGCACGTAGCCGCAGGCGCGGCCGTAGGCGCTCTGGCAGGGGCGGCGTTTGGTTCAGCTGAAGCGGGCTTTTTGGCCGGGCTGATAGCGGCATTATTACCCGACATCGACACGCCGGGGAGTACGATAGGGCGCAGGGTGCCGATAATTCCAAGCATAATAAGCATGACAGCAGGGCACCGGACCATAACCCATACGGTTTACTTCTGCCTGTTAGCCGCTCTGGGGTTCGGTTTTTTAGGCAGTTGGCTGGTTGCAAAAACAGGGCTGGCGGCGTTCCTGGGGTTTAAACTCGCCCTGCCCGCCCTGGCCGGCGCGCTCTCTCACCTGGCGCTGGACGCCTGCACCCGGTCGGGCGTAGAGCCGCTGCCCCCGCTTGGTTTCAGGGTTTCCGGCCCGCTGGCGACAGGTTCGCTTCTGGACGTATTTTTGTTTTTCCTCCTTGCTGCGCTGGCCGGGTGCGCCCTGTACCTGTGGCGGGGGTGGTGA
- a CDS encoding hypothetical membrane protein, giving the protein MFKKSRKIAAAVFALAAFLAGQAAAWAETAGISTKTANEVGQKVVEVVRDITMPLGAAVIFVSVVIVAFKLIASAGKPDDRGKVIGSIPYIIGGGIALGGAILIAGWIIGMMVKAAS; this is encoded by the coding sequence ATGTTTAAAAAATCCAGGAAAATCGCGGCGGCTGTTTTTGCGCTGGCGGCCTTCCTGGCCGGGCAGGCCGCGGCCTGGGCCGAGACCGCTGGGATAAGCACGAAAACGGCGAACGAAGTCGGCCAGAAGGTCGTAGAAGTTGTGAGGGACATCACTATGCCGCTGGGAGCGGCTGTAATCTTTGTGTCGGTTGTCATAGTAGCGTTTAAGCTAATCGCCAGCGCCGGCAAGCCTGACGACCGCGGCAAAGTCATAGGCAGTATACCTTACATCATTGGCGGCGGCATTGCGCTTGGCGGAGCTATATTGATAGCCGGCTGGATTATCGGGATGATGGTAAAGGCGGCGTCGTGA
- a CDS encoding hypothetical membrane protein: protein MRKPVVLLLVVLSLFVFALSAYASEIPEPYVQDGVSMMPLRLMAEANGAQVIWDAGGAAVVIREVIKRPAVLDEFGAVVRPAEAGVLAARFVPGSNVAAINGVSVTMPLPAALRGGRLYVPAQVTSVLFAD from the coding sequence TTGAGAAAGCCTGTAGTTTTACTTCTTGTGGTGCTGTCCCTGTTTGTCTTTGCGCTGTCGGCCTATGCCAGTGAAATTCCCGAACCCTACGTCCAGGACGGCGTTTCCATGATGCCGCTCCGCTTGATGGCTGAGGCCAACGGCGCTCAGGTGATCTGGGATGCCGGCGGTGCCGCAGTAGTCATCCGTGAGGTGATCAAGCGCCCCGCCGTGCTGGACGAATTCGGGGCCGTGGTCAGGCCGGCTGAGGCCGGCGTGCTGGCGGCCAGGTTCGTCCCTGGCAGCAACGTTGCCGCAATCAACGGCGTTTCGGTGACCATGCCGCTTCCGGCGGCCCTGCGTGGCGGCAGGCTGTACGTGCCCGCTCAGGTGACTTCCGTATTGTTTGCCGATTAG